One window of Candidatus Binatia bacterium genomic DNA carries:
- a CDS encoding ABC transporter substrate-binding protein — protein MGTWGTRAVALALVFGAVWAGCAAKVQAPPEPPGTVRRAEEAFRLRDYERAIELYKTYAELVRRDPYVPRVLYKAALAQYQLGRYEDVLATLEDLQSRYPEKRWVQVEALRGDAQRALGKSVAAIQSWDHAFAVARPDDESKLRLRVATVARSLSDEELGEASQLVESKPVQEILAAVVAQRQHPEIPEPLPEFPEESASDLAFTKGREEPPPAEAAARGEGALPPLEGRSTEAVGELRLIGVLAPNSEAAPGLLHAVTLAVGSEHVVMADTPAAREQLQGAFRKLADDPNVLAVVTESTSRELAALARERAVPLVDVAESEPAPYVVAAGLPPSESLEVLLDYAVHRARLRRFAVVYPDTLAGRQFLTRAQAEITRRGGEVVGSDAYAPDTRGITVGLLRRWRDRENMQAVLLADQALAAAPLARLLQAEMPDIPLLGVNDWSQLTTMIPGVSGVVFTSALSPDRAQHPFVEDFRAAMGRLPTTDEVSAYEAALWLAKVASELPEKVARAEVWAALQRSSQIEGPSGVVAVAGARFVRRPFVLQFAKGELHEVASPQEPVALAGELESTAGLVAEGH, from the coding sequence ATGGGCACATGGGGAACGCGAGCGGTAGCCCTGGCGTTGGTGTTTGGAGCGGTATGGGCGGGTTGTGCAGCAAAGGTACAGGCGCCACCCGAACCACCGGGAACTGTGCGGCGGGCCGAAGAGGCGTTTCGCCTTCGTGATTACGAGCGCGCGATCGAGCTCTATAAGACTTACGCGGAATTGGTTCGGCGTGACCCCTACGTGCCGCGGGTGTTGTACAAGGCGGCGCTAGCCCAGTATCAGCTCGGCCGTTACGAGGACGTATTGGCGACCCTGGAAGATTTGCAGAGTCGTTACCCCGAAAAACGGTGGGTGCAAGTTGAAGCCTTAAGGGGCGATGCACAACGTGCCTTGGGGAAGTCCGTGGCAGCGATCCAGTCGTGGGATCATGCTTTCGCGGTTGCCCGGCCGGACGATGAATCGAAGTTGCGGTTGCGTGTGGCTACCGTTGCCCGCTCTCTGTCGGACGAGGAACTGGGAGAAGCGAGCCAACTCGTGGAATCCAAGCCTGTTCAAGAAATCTTGGCTGCGGTTGTCGCCCAGCGGCAACACCCTGAAATTCCCGAGCCCTTGCCCGAATTCCCCGAAGAGAGCGCGAGCGACCTTGCTTTTACGAAAGGTCGGGAGGAACCACCGCCTGCTGAGGCTGCCGCCCGAGGCGAGGGTGCACTTCCGCCTCTGGAGGGACGGTCGACGGAAGCCGTGGGCGAGCTGCGGCTCATCGGGGTGCTCGCGCCGAACAGCGAGGCGGCGCCAGGGCTATTGCACGCAGTCACACTCGCGGTGGGCTCAGAGCATGTCGTGATGGCTGATACCCCCGCGGCGCGAGAGCAACTGCAGGGCGCTTTTCGGAAGTTGGCGGACGACCCGAACGTGTTGGCGGTGGTGACGGAGTCGACGAGCCGAGAGTTGGCGGCTCTCGCTCGGGAGCGAGCGGTACCCCTCGTTGATGTCGCGGAGAGCGAACCCGCTCCTTATGTGGTGGCCGCAGGGTTACCTCCTTCGGAGTCCTTGGAGGTTCTTCTGGACTACGCTGTGCACCGTGCAAGGCTGCGGCGCTTTGCCGTCGTGTACCCGGATACGCTAGCGGGCAGGCAGTTTTTAACGCGTGCACAAGCGGAAATCACGCGACGTGGTGGGGAGGTCGTGGGTAGCGACGCCTACGCGCCCGATACGCGGGGGATCACTGTCGGGTTGTTGCGGCGTTGGCGCGACCGGGAGAACATGCAAGCCGTACTGTTGGCCGATCAGGCGCTGGCTGCGGCACCCTTGGCTCGGCTGTTGCAGGCAGAGATGCCCGACATCCCCTTGCTCGGGGTCAACGATTGGAGCCAGCTCACGACGATGATTCCGGGCGTCAGTGGCGTGGTATTCACCTCGGCGTTATCGCCCGACCGCGCGCAGCACCCCTTCGTTGAGGACTTCCGTGCGGCGATGGGGAGATTGCCGACTACGGACGAGGTGAGCGCATACGAGGCTGCATTGTGGCTCGCCAAGGTTGCGTCCGAGCTGCCAGAAAAGGTTGCCCGCGCCGAAGTGTGGGCGGCACTGCAGCGGAGCTCCCAGATCGAGGGACCGAGTGGGGTTGTGGCAGTGGCAGGTGCGCGGTTTGTTCGGCGACCTTTCGTCCTCCAATTTGCCAAAGGAGAACTACACGAAGTCGCTTCACCACAGGAGCCTGTCGCGCTGGCGGGTGAACTGGAATCCACGGCTGGCTTGGTAGCGGAAGGCCACTAG
- the dnaJ gene encoding molecular chaperone DnaJ, whose translation MPAKRDYYEVLGVSRSASLEEIKKAYRKLALKYHPDRNPGDKQAEEKFKEASEAYQVLSDPERRAQYDRFGHAAFEQGAGGFGGFDFSTTSFEDLFGEIFGEFFGTGRTRGRSRARRGEDLRYELEISFEEAAFGTEKTIEVPCLANCEACSGRGTKDGAPRATCPSCRGAGQLRYQQGFFTIAKTCSQCSGQGTIIRDPCRVCGGSGVVQKTRALAVRIPAGVDTGTRLKLAGEGEAGRNGGPPGDLYVVLRVREHPLFRREGVHVLCEVPISFTQAALGAEIEVPTLEGKVRMKIPAGTQSGTVLRLRGKGVPELQGHGRGDQLVRILVEVPRKLSQKQRELLEEFARVSGEEVHPMAKGFFEKMKEIFG comes from the coding sequence GTGCCGGCAAAGCGAGACTACTACGAGGTCCTGGGAGTGAGTCGCTCAGCGAGCTTGGAGGAGATCAAGAAAGCCTACCGCAAGCTCGCGCTGAAGTATCATCCGGACCGCAATCCGGGCGACAAGCAGGCCGAAGAAAAGTTCAAAGAAGCCTCCGAGGCTTACCAGGTGTTGAGTGATCCTGAACGGCGCGCCCAGTACGATCGTTTTGGGCACGCTGCCTTCGAACAAGGGGCCGGCGGGTTTGGCGGCTTCGACTTTTCGACCACCTCCTTCGAGGACTTGTTCGGGGAAATCTTCGGCGAATTTTTCGGAACCGGCCGCACTCGCGGACGATCGCGCGCGCGCCGCGGCGAGGACTTGCGCTACGAGCTTGAGATTAGCTTTGAGGAAGCCGCCTTCGGTACCGAGAAAACCATCGAAGTTCCATGCCTGGCGAACTGCGAAGCGTGTAGCGGTCGCGGCACGAAAGACGGGGCCCCGCGGGCCACATGCCCGAGCTGTCGAGGAGCGGGGCAGTTACGCTATCAGCAAGGCTTCTTCACCATTGCCAAAACCTGCAGCCAGTGCAGTGGGCAAGGGACGATTATTCGCGATCCCTGTCGGGTGTGCGGCGGTTCGGGCGTCGTGCAAAAGACCCGCGCACTAGCTGTGCGCATTCCTGCCGGGGTGGACACCGGTACGCGCCTCAAGCTTGCGGGGGAAGGCGAAGCGGGGAGGAACGGCGGGCCGCCGGGTGACCTGTATGTCGTTCTTCGTGTACGTGAGCATCCGCTGTTCCGCCGCGAAGGGGTGCATGTGCTGTGTGAGGTCCCGATCAGTTTTACGCAAGCCGCGCTCGGCGCGGAGATCGAGGTGCCGACGCTGGAAGGGAAAGTGAGAATGAAAATTCCAGCGGGTACGCAGTCGGGAACCGTTCTGCGTTTGCGAGGCAAGGGTGTGCCGGAGCTGCAAGGCCACGGCAGGGGGGATCAGCTTGTGCGGATTTTGGTTGAAGTCCCACGCAAACTATCGCAAAAGCAGCGGGAACTGTTGGAGGAATTCGCCCGCGTCAGCGGCGAGGAAGTGCATCCGATGGCAAAGGGCTTCTTTGAAAAGATGAAGGAGATTTTCGGTTAA
- the dnaK gene encoding molecular chaperone DnaK, giving the protein MSKAIGIDLGTTNSCVAVMEGGEPKVITNAEGGRITPSVVAFTESGEILVGQIAYRQAITNPENTIFAVKRLMGRKYNDPEVQRAMKVLPYKIVPAENGDAWVEVRGKRYSPPEISAFILQKMKRTAEDYLGEPVTDAVITVPAYFNDSQRQATKDAGRIAGLNVLRIINEPTAAALAYGLDKKKDEKIAVFDLGGGTFDISILEIGDGVFEVKATNGDTFLGGVDFDQRIIEYLADEFRKDHGIDLRKDRMALQRLKEAAEKAKCELSTSMETEINLPFITADASGPKHLNMKLTRAKLEALCADLLDRLEGPCIAALKDAGLSASDIDEVILVGGMTRMPAVQARVRKLFGKEPHKGVNPDEVVAIGAAIQAGVLKGEVKDVLLLDVTPLSLGIETLGGVFTKIIERNTTIPTRKSQIFSTATDNQTAVTIRVYQGEREMAADNKLLGQFDLVGIPPAPRGVPQIEVTFDIDANGIVHVSAKDLGTGKEQSIRITASSGLTEEEIKRMIKEAEMHAAEDRKRRETAEARNQLDALVYQTEKNLKEHGSSLDAATRSGIEDALAAAKKELEGNDAEAMRRAAERLTQAAHKLAEVIYNRTRGGAAEGQAAGGDSGGASQRRGGDDAVDADFEEVKGS; this is encoded by the coding sequence ATGAGTAAGGCAATCGGAATAGACCTGGGGACCACGAACTCCTGCGTAGCAGTGATGGAGGGTGGTGAGCCGAAAGTGATCACCAATGCCGAGGGCGGCCGCATTACACCCTCGGTCGTGGCGTTCACCGAATCCGGAGAAATCTTGGTGGGCCAAATTGCTTACCGGCAGGCGATCACCAACCCAGAAAACACAATCTTCGCGGTAAAGCGCTTGATGGGTCGTAAATACAACGACCCTGAGGTGCAGCGCGCGATGAAGGTGCTGCCCTACAAAATCGTGCCCGCGGAAAATGGGGACGCGTGGGTAGAGGTCCGCGGGAAGCGCTATAGCCCGCCGGAAATCTCCGCCTTTATCTTGCAGAAGATGAAACGTACGGCGGAGGACTACTTGGGCGAGCCGGTGACGGATGCGGTGATCACCGTGCCGGCGTACTTCAATGACAGCCAGCGCCAAGCCACCAAGGATGCAGGTCGTATTGCTGGGTTGAACGTGCTTCGCATCATCAATGAGCCGACGGCTGCCGCCTTGGCTTACGGGTTGGACAAAAAGAAGGATGAAAAGATCGCCGTATTCGACCTCGGTGGCGGTACCTTTGACATCTCGATCCTCGAGATTGGCGACGGTGTTTTCGAAGTCAAAGCCACGAATGGGGATACATTCCTCGGCGGGGTCGATTTCGACCAGCGGATTATCGAATACTTGGCTGACGAATTCCGCAAAGACCACGGGATCGACTTGCGCAAGGATCGCATGGCTCTGCAGCGCCTGAAGGAGGCTGCGGAGAAGGCAAAGTGCGAGCTCTCCACCTCGATGGAGACGGAGATTAACCTGCCCTTCATCACGGCCGATGCGTCGGGTCCCAAGCACCTCAACATGAAGCTAACCCGCGCTAAGCTGGAAGCCTTGTGCGCGGATTTGCTCGATCGCTTGGAAGGCCCTTGCATCGCCGCGCTGAAGGACGCGGGTTTGAGCGCCAGCGACATCGACGAGGTGATTCTCGTCGGCGGCATGACGCGTATGCCTGCCGTGCAAGCGCGCGTGCGCAAGCTCTTCGGTAAGGAACCGCATAAGGGGGTCAACCCCGACGAGGTCGTTGCCATTGGCGCGGCGATTCAAGCGGGTGTGCTCAAAGGCGAAGTGAAAGACGTGTTGCTGTTGGACGTCACCCCGTTGTCGCTCGGTATCGAGACCTTGGGGGGCGTCTTCACCAAGATTATCGAGCGCAACACGACGATCCCCACGCGCAAGAGCCAGATCTTTTCCACGGCGACAGATAACCAAACGGCGGTCACTATTCGCGTATACCAGGGCGAACGGGAAATGGCTGCCGACAACAAGTTGCTCGGCCAGTTCGACTTGGTTGGTATCCCGCCTGCGCCGCGAGGAGTGCCGCAGATCGAAGTCACGTTCGACATTGATGCGAACGGCATTGTGCACGTATCTGCGAAGGACCTCGGCACTGGGAAGGAGCAGTCCATTCGCATCACGGCCTCGAGTGGGCTTACGGAAGAAGAGATTAAACGGATGATCAAAGAGGCCGAGATGCATGCTGCGGAGGACCGCAAGCGGCGCGAAACCGCAGAGGCCCGCAACCAGCTCGATGCGTTGGTGTATCAGACCGAGAAGAACCTCAAAGAACACGGCTCCTCCCTCGACGCGGCGACGCGGAGCGGCATCGAGGATGCGTTGGCAGCGGCGAAGAAGGAGCTCGAGGGGAACGATGCGGAAGCGATGCGTCGTGCTGCCGAGCGCCTGACCCAGGCGGCGCACAAGCTTGCCGAGGTGATTTACAATCGCACCCGTGGTGGTGCAGCCGAAGGACAGGCTGCAGGTGGAGATAGTGGCGGCGCCTCGCAACGCCGCGGTGGCGACGATGCAGTAGATGCCGACTTCGAGGAAGTGAAGGGTTCGTGA
- the grpE gene encoding nucleotide exchange factor GrpE — translation MVDPTKDDNLGNSGQRKETAEQGNETREGIIASQPEEELEALRARVRELELEVEEARKAYLYERAELENFKKRVQREQTELLRYATEPLVRDLLPVVDNLERALQHAKAGEQSIIQGVELTLRMFLDTLQRHGVSRVEAMGEVFDPARHEAVAHLASEEHDANRVIEQHQVGYMLHDRLVRPALVSVSRGRTNSGANGSAVAGAGDSD, via the coding sequence ATGGTCGATCCCACGAAGGATGACAACTTGGGAAACTCAGGTCAGCGCAAGGAAACAGCCGAGCAGGGCAATGAGACTCGGGAGGGGATAATTGCCTCCCAGCCCGAGGAAGAACTTGAAGCCCTGCGAGCACGGGTGCGGGAGTTGGAGCTGGAGGTAGAAGAGGCGAGAAAAGCCTACCTTTACGAGCGGGCGGAGTTGGAGAACTTTAAAAAGCGGGTGCAGCGCGAGCAAACGGAGCTCCTGCGCTATGCGACGGAACCTTTGGTGAGGGATCTGTTGCCCGTGGTGGATAACCTCGAGCGAGCCCTACAGCACGCTAAGGCTGGGGAGCAATCCATCATCCAAGGCGTAGAGCTGACGTTACGGATGTTCCTCGACACTTTACAGCGGCATGGCGTGAGCCGTGTGGAAGCGATGGGGGAGGTATTCGATCCCGCGCGGCACGAAGCCGTGGCGCATCTTGCCTCGGAAGAGCACGATGCGAACCGTGTCATCGAGCAGCACCAGGTTGGTTACATGTTGCACGATCGGTTGGTGCGTCCCGCTTTAGTGAGCGTTAGCCGTGGGCGCACGAACTCAGGAGCAAATGGGAGCGCGGTTGCAGGTGCCGGTGACAGTGATTAA
- the recO gene encoding DNA repair protein RecO has product MATSVAHEAIILRVRAYGESDKIVTFLTDAAGKFTGIAKGAKNSRRRFPNCLDPLARVRMHYRPRPGPGLVFLERCDLRRPATAYGELPRLAYGQYLVELVDSLTEEAHGVPEMFQLLDQALELLLAGPATSPFLRAFEMQLLHHAGYSPQLSFCGRCRRPLRDAADAILDLQHSSALCVQCSPGPENPTLVRLSGQTLSILENLKLLPLGAAQTLQWEARIQSDAALALSGLLAPHLRRPLRSLRVLHQLAHS; this is encoded by the coding sequence GTGGCGACCAGCGTTGCCCACGAAGCAATTATTCTCCGCGTCCGCGCGTATGGCGAGTCGGATAAGATTGTCACGTTCCTGACCGACGCCGCGGGTAAATTCACCGGTATCGCTAAGGGAGCCAAGAATTCGCGGCGACGGTTTCCGAATTGTTTGGACCCGCTCGCGCGGGTCCGAATGCACTATCGCCCCCGGCCCGGCCCTGGGCTGGTTTTCCTTGAACGGTGCGACCTGCGTCGGCCTGCCACCGCCTATGGGGAATTGCCCCGACTCGCCTACGGCCAGTACCTCGTCGAGCTAGTCGATAGCCTTACGGAAGAAGCGCACGGCGTTCCCGAAATGTTCCAGTTGCTCGATCAAGCCTTAGAGCTCCTCCTGGCTGGCCCAGCAACGAGCCCGTTCCTTCGGGCATTCGAAATGCAGCTCCTGCATCATGCTGGCTATAGCCCGCAACTATCCTTCTGCGGGCGTTGTCGCCGGCCGCTGAGGGATGCTGCCGACGCGATCCTCGATCTCCAGCACAGCTCGGCACTATGTGTCCAATGCTCGCCAGGACCGGAGAACCCCACGCTCGTCCGGCTCTCCGGCCAAACCTTGTCGATACTGGAAAACCTCAAGCTTCTGCCGTTAGGTGCAGCCCAAACCTTGCAGTGGGAGGCACGCATCCAAAGCGATGCTGCCCTCGCGCTTTCGGGTTTGCTCGCGCCGCACTTACGACGGCCACTGCGCTCGTTGCGTGTGCTCCACCAGCTCGCGCACTCGTAA
- a CDS encoding LLM class flavin-dependent oxidoreductase, giving the protein MNDGYLRFGIFLAPFHPVGQNPTLALQRDFELIEWLDRLGYDEAWIGEHHSAGYEIIACPEVFIAAAAERTRRIKLGTGVVSLPYHHPLMVADRIMQLDHQTRGRVMFGVGPGALPSDAFMMGIEVERQRDMMDEALAALVPLLRGETVTMETDWFKLRDARLQLAPFTKPHIEIAVASQVSPAGARAAGKYGLSLLSLGATTTGGFNALASNWEICESKAREYGQRVSRSNWRLVGPMHIAETRDRARENVKFGLKAWLDYFREVAALPLAPEGPIDDAVDAMIASGLAVIGTPEDAIAQIYRLKEQSGGFGCFLQMAHEWADREATLRSYELFARYVMPEFQGALAPPRASRDWAAANRTTFIGAAVQAIMSQIARHAEEQQRQQASSETASRKTGT; this is encoded by the coding sequence ATGAACGACGGGTACCTGAGATTTGGGATCTTCTTGGCGCCGTTTCATCCGGTGGGCCAGAACCCGACCTTGGCGTTGCAGCGCGATTTCGAGCTGATCGAGTGGCTCGACCGCCTCGGGTATGACGAAGCGTGGATCGGCGAGCACCACTCTGCGGGCTACGAGATCATCGCCTGTCCGGAGGTATTTATCGCCGCCGCTGCGGAACGGACTCGGCGGATTAAGCTGGGCACCGGAGTTGTTTCGTTGCCGTACCACCACCCGCTGATGGTGGCCGATCGCATCATGCAGCTCGACCACCAGACACGCGGGCGTGTCATGTTCGGGGTCGGACCGGGTGCCTTGCCTTCGGACGCGTTCATGATGGGCATCGAAGTCGAGCGGCAGCGAGATATGATGGATGAGGCGTTGGCTGCGTTGGTGCCACTCCTGCGCGGCGAAACGGTGACCATGGAGACCGACTGGTTCAAACTTCGAGATGCCCGGTTGCAGCTTGCACCCTTCACGAAGCCTCACATTGAGATCGCCGTTGCCTCGCAGGTGTCCCCGGCGGGTGCCCGTGCTGCAGGGAAGTACGGCCTGAGCCTGCTCTCCCTCGGCGCCACGACCACGGGTGGTTTCAATGCCTTGGCGTCCAATTGGGAAATTTGTGAGAGTAAGGCGCGGGAATATGGCCAGCGGGTGTCGCGGAGCAATTGGCGGCTCGTAGGCCCTATGCATATTGCCGAGACCCGCGATCGCGCCCGCGAAAACGTCAAATTTGGCCTCAAAGCGTGGCTCGACTACTTTCGCGAAGTGGCAGCCTTGCCGCTTGCCCCCGAGGGGCCGATCGATGACGCGGTCGACGCTATGATTGCCTCGGGGCTCGCCGTCATTGGCACACCGGAGGACGCGATTGCGCAAATTTACCGGTTAAAGGAACAATCCGGAGGGTTTGGCTGCTTTCTGCAAATGGCGCATGAGTGGGCGGACCGCGAGGCTACGTTGCGGAGCTACGAGCTGTTCGCGCGCTACGTCATGCCCGAGTTTCAGGGGGCATTGGCGCCGCCGAGGGCCTCGCGCGATTGGGCAGCCGCCAACCGAACGACATTCATTGGCGCTGCGGTGCAAGCCATCATGAGCCAGATCGCTCGGCACGCTGAAGAACAGCAACGACAGCAAGCATCGAGCGAAACCGCGTCCCGAAAAACGGGAACGTGA
- a CDS encoding lipase maturation factor family protein translates to MRVPSGTTTVFVRRAFVAALAAIYLVAFVSLASQIDWLIGSQGLLPAATWLGEQRGGVSFWQAPSIFWLGASDPALRLAAVSGAALSLALLLGVYPRFCLLALWALYLSFVSVGQTFFAFQWDNLLLETTLLACFVAPWSRAGFGRAPHPAAVFLLQWLLVRLHVESGLAKLLSGDPSWRNLTALITYYETAPLPTSLGWVAHQLPPVAHRLSALGTLVIEILLPWGIWAPRSLRRVAIGCLALLQVLVLATANYGFFNYLTLALCLWGLDDEDVRQLSRWCGANLPGRAQWQQQNQRPRARAPWVWLMAGLWALVSLVPFSPFVPPLRGAFPRLQGWLATWRAANAYHLFASMTYVRYEPVIEGSDDTLTWLPYEFRYKPGDVFRPPSWVAPHQPRVDFQLWFLLLRGRAPRDRYFHNLVVRLLTNPQALEGLFARDPFLGRPPHWLRLVVYRYRFTDWATVWKTGAWWQREWIATYGPVTARDVSQ, encoded by the coding sequence ATGCGGGTACCCAGCGGCACGACCACGGTGTTCGTGCGGAGAGCGTTCGTGGCGGCCCTGGCCGCCATCTACCTGGTGGCGTTCGTCTCGTTGGCGAGCCAGATTGACTGGCTCATTGGTTCCCAAGGTCTCCTACCCGCTGCCACATGGCTCGGCGAGCAACGAGGCGGCGTCTCGTTTTGGCAAGCCCCGAGCATTTTTTGGTTAGGGGCTTCTGATCCCGCATTACGGCTCGCTGCCGTGAGCGGTGCAGCGCTTTCGCTGGCATTGCTGTTGGGCGTGTACCCGCGGTTCTGCCTGCTCGCGTTGTGGGCGCTCTATCTATCTTTCGTTTCCGTCGGGCAGACGTTTTTCGCCTTTCAATGGGATAACCTTCTGCTCGAAACCACCTTGCTTGCCTGTTTCGTGGCGCCCTGGAGCCGAGCTGGTTTTGGGCGCGCCCCGCACCCGGCCGCTGTCTTCCTGCTGCAGTGGCTGCTTGTGCGCCTGCACGTGGAGTCCGGGTTGGCGAAACTTCTGTCGGGTGACCCGAGCTGGCGCAACCTCACAGCGCTGATCACGTATTACGAAACTGCCCCGTTACCGACGAGCCTTGGTTGGGTTGCGCATCAGTTGCCGCCGGTCGCTCACCGGCTGTCGGCCTTGGGCACACTCGTGATCGAGATCCTCCTGCCGTGGGGAATCTGGGCCCCGCGTTCGCTCCGTCGCGTGGCGATTGGGTGCCTGGCCCTTCTCCAGGTGCTCGTGCTTGCGACAGCGAATTACGGCTTCTTCAATTACCTCACGCTGGCTCTTTGCCTGTGGGGGCTCGACGACGAGGACGTGCGCCAGCTCAGCCGCTGGTGCGGGGCGAATCTCCCCGGGCGGGCTCAATGGCAGCAACAAAACCAACGGCCGCGGGCGAGAGCGCCGTGGGTTTGGCTTATGGCTGGCCTCTGGGCGCTGGTCTCCCTGGTGCCGTTTTCACCCTTCGTTCCGCCGCTGCGAGGTGCCTTCCCGCGGCTGCAAGGGTGGCTGGCAACATGGCGCGCAGCGAACGCGTACCATTTATTCGCGTCGATGACATACGTTCGTTACGAGCCGGTGATCGAAGGCTCGGACGATACCCTCACCTGGTTGCCGTACGAGTTTCGTTACAAGCCAGGGGACGTGTTTCGCCCGCCGTCCTGGGTGGCGCCACACCAGCCACGGGTGGACTTTCAGTTGTGGTTCCTGTTGCTGCGTGGGCGCGCTCCGCGCGACCGGTACTTTCACAACCTCGTTGTGCGTTTGTTGACAAATCCGCAAGCGCTGGAGGGCCTCTTTGCTCGCGATCCCTTCCTGGGCCGCCCGCCGCACTGGTTGCGCTTGGTCGTGTACCGGTACCGTTTCACGGACTGGGCAACGGTTTGGAAAACAGGCGCGTGGTGGCAACGCGAGTGGATCGCCACGTACGGCCCGGTGACTGCACGTGACGTGTCGCAGTGA
- a CDS encoding putative sulfate/molybdate transporter — protein MSWRWVRHAWKDGEAAMNLPRGKAPAAGFVEDEGWRGESARVLLNRHELAGAFGDLGTDLPLLLGMILAAGLHASSVLIVFGCLQIVTGLWYRLPMPVQPLKAMAAIVIAQGVTPGVLYGGGLAVGCLMLILAVTGSLDALVRWLPKSVVRGVQLGVGLQLATVALTKFVQADGRVGYALAAAAFVLVLALIGNRRVPAALPVVVLGALYAAMFGPERVTLLRGFGLVLPEPRAVSVADIVAGAFLLALPQLPLSIANSVVATRQLVEDLFPERRLTARQIGFTYALMNLVAPWLGGVPVCHGSGGLAGHYAFGGRTGGSVVLYGAVFLFAGLLWGVGFEQLARSFPLPVLGILLLFEALALMSRIGDVAGDLPSLFTTLLVGVLCSSLPYGYVLGMIVGTAVTRLGWHDTWVQSSHR, from the coding sequence ATGAGCTGGCGGTGGGTCAGGCACGCGTGGAAAGACGGAGAAGCGGCGATGAACCTCCCGCGGGGCAAGGCGCCCGCTGCGGGGTTCGTGGAAGATGAAGGCTGGCGCGGAGAGTCGGCGCGTGTGCTTCTGAACCGCCACGAACTAGCAGGAGCCTTCGGTGATTTAGGGACCGATCTCCCGCTGCTCTTGGGGATGATTCTGGCAGCCGGCCTACACGCGAGCAGCGTGCTGATCGTGTTTGGCTGTCTGCAAATTGTCACCGGGCTTTGGTATCGCCTGCCGATGCCTGTGCAGCCACTCAAAGCAATGGCAGCCATTGTCATTGCCCAGGGGGTGACGCCCGGTGTTCTGTACGGCGGCGGATTGGCTGTGGGTTGCCTGATGTTGATCTTGGCGGTTACGGGTAGCCTCGATGCGCTCGTCCGGTGGCTGCCCAAAAGTGTCGTGCGCGGTGTGCAGCTCGGTGTGGGATTGCAGCTTGCCACAGTGGCGTTGACGAAATTCGTGCAGGCGGATGGGCGCGTGGGCTATGCACTTGCCGCAGCGGCCTTCGTCCTAGTGTTGGCGCTGATCGGCAACCGTCGCGTCCCCGCCGCGTTGCCGGTGGTTGTGCTCGGCGCGCTGTATGCTGCAATGTTCGGCCCCGAGCGGGTAACGTTGCTGCGAGGTTTTGGCTTGGTGCTGCCTGAGCCGCGAGCGGTGAGTGTGGCTGACATTGTGGCCGGAGCCTTCCTGCTCGCTTTACCGCAATTGCCGTTGAGCATAGCGAATTCGGTGGTGGCAACCCGGCAGCTTGTCGAAGATTTGTTCCCGGAGCGGCGGCTGACAGCGCGGCAGATCGGGTTCACTTATGCGCTGATGAATCTTGTGGCGCCTTGGCTCGGCGGCGTTCCAGTGTGTCACGGTTCCGGTGGCCTTGCCGGTCATTATGCCTTCGGAGGGCGCACCGGTGGTTCCGTCGTCCTGTACGGGGCAGTGTTCCTGTTTGCCGGACTCCTCTGGGGGGTGGGTTTCGAGCAATTGGCGCGGTCTTTCCCTCTGCCGGTGCTGGGCATCCTGTTGCTGTTCGAGGCTTTGGCACTGATGAGCCGCATTGGTGACGTGGCGGGGGACCTGCCCTCGTTGTTCACTACCCTGCTCGTCGGCGTGCTGTGTTCGAGTCTGCCTTATGGCTACGTGCTCGGAATGATCGTTGGCACCGCCGTCACTCGCCTCGGCTGGCATGACACTTGGGTCCAAAGTTCGCATCGCTAG